One stretch of Ipomoea triloba cultivar NCNSP0323 chromosome 8, ASM357664v1 DNA includes these proteins:
- the LOC116027587 gene encoding ethylene-responsive transcription factor RAP2-1-like yields the protein MATGGGDGVGASRGGGAEKKKRGPKQKNPYKGIRSYYTPVAAARAYVALFYLRGPAAKLNFPDCVVGDGHHHQLTPKEIQNRATSVGYRIDAIQRGLHTSSTQMSVVDHHPESGVYVTPDLNKYPHLD from the exons ATGGCTACAGGCGGCGGAGATGGTGTTGGAGCTAGTAGAGGTGGAGGAGCGGAAAAGAAGAAGCGGGGGCCTAAGCAAAAGAATCCATACAAAGGGATTC GCTCTTACTATACCCCGGTGGCTGCTGCTCGGGCCTACGTAGCCCTCTTTTACTTGCGAGGCCCGGCAGCCAAGCTTAACTTTCCCGACTGCGTGGTTGGCGATGGCCACCACCACCAACTCACGCCAAAGGAGATTCAGAATCGAGCCACCTCAGTGGGATATAGGATCGATGCAATTCAGAGGGGGCTACATACATCATCTACCCAGATGAGCGTTGTTGATCACCACCCTGAGTCAGGTGTTTATGTTACACCTGACTTGAACAAGTACCCTCACCTCGACTAA